In one Carassius auratus strain Wakin unplaced genomic scaffold, ASM336829v1 scaf_tig00216382, whole genome shotgun sequence genomic region, the following are encoded:
- the LOC113097720 gene encoding myosin heavy chain, fast skeletal muscle isoform X2 translates to MGDGEMECFGPAAVYLRKPERERIEAQNTPFDAKTAFFVVDADEMYLKGTLVSKEGGKATVKTHSGKTVTVKEDEIFPMNPPKFDKIEDMAMMTHLNEPAVLFNLKERYAAWMIYTYSGLFCVTVNPYKWLPVYDAVVVGGYRGKKRIEAPPHIFSISDNAYQFMLTDRENQSVLITGESGAGKTVNTKRVIQYFATVGAMSGPKKPEPVPGKMQGSLEDQIVAANPLLEAYGNAKTVRNDNSSRFGKFIRIHFGTTGKLASADIETYLLEKSRVTFQLSAERSYHIFYQLMTGHKPELLEALLITTNPYDYPMVSQGEITVKSINDVEEFIATDTAIDILGFTADEKISIYKLTGAVMHHGNMKFKQKQREEQAEPDGTEVADKIAYLMGLNSADMLKALCFPRVKVGNEMVTKGQTVPQVNNAVSALSKSVYEKMFLWMVIRINEMLDTKQPRQFFIGVLDIAGFEIFDFNSLEQLCINFTNEKLQQFFNHHMFVLEQEEYKKEGIEWEFIDFGMDLAACIELIEKPMGIFSILEEECMFPKATDTSFKNKLHDQHLGKTAAFQKPKPAKGKAEAHFSLVHYAGTVDYNIVGWLDKNKDPLNDSVVQLYQKSSLKVLAFLYAAHGAAEAEGGGGKKGKKKGGSFQTVSALFRENLGKLMTNLRSTHPHFVRCLIPNESKTPGLMENFLVIHQLRCNGVLEGIRICRKGFPSRILYGDFKQRYKVLNASVIPEGQFIDNKKASEKLLGSIDVDHTQYKFGHTKVFFKAGLLGALEEMRDEKLALLVTMTQALCRGYVMRKEFVKMMERRESIYSIQYNIRSFMNVKHWPWMKLYFKIKPLLKSAETEKEMVAMKENYEKMKEDLAKALAKKKELEEKMVSLLQEKNDLQLQVTAESENLSDAEERCEGLIKSKIQLEAKLKDTNERLEDEEEINAELTAKKRKLEDECSELKKDIDDLELTLAKVEKEKHATENKVKNLTEEMASQDESIAKLTKEKKALQEAHQQTLDDLQAEEDKVNTLTKAKTKLEQQVDDLEGSLEQEKKLRMDLERAKRKLEGDLKLAQESIMDLENDKQQSDEKIKKKDFEISQLLSKIEDEQSLGAQLQKKIKELQARIEELEEEIEAERAARAKVEKQRADLSRELEEISERLEEAGGATAAQIEMNKKREAEFQKLRRDLEESTLQHEATAAALRKKQADSVAELGEQIDNLQRVKQKLEKEKSEYKMEIDDLTSNMEAVAKAKANLEKMCRTLEDQLSEIKTKSDENVRQLNDMNAQRARLQTENGEFSRQLEEKEALVSQLTRGKQAYTQQIEELKRHIEEEVKAKNALAHAVQSARHDCDLLREQYEEEQEAKAELQRGMSKANSEVAQWRTKYETDAIQRTEELEESKKKLAQRLQDAEESIEAVNSKCASLEKTKQRLQGEVEDLMIDVERANSLAANLDKKQRNFDKVLAEWKQKYEESQAELEGAQKEARSLSTELFKMKNSYEEALDHLETLKRENKNLQQEISDLTEQLGETGKSIHELEKAKKTVESEKVEIQTALEEAEGTLEHEESKILRVQLELNQVKSEIDRKLAEKDEEMEQIKRNSQRVIDSMQSTLDSEVRSRNDALRVKKKMEGDLNEMEIQLSHANRQAAEAQKQLRNVQGQLKDAQLHLDEAVRGQEDMKEQVAMVERRNNLMQAEIEELRAALEQTERGRKVAEQELVDASERVGLLHSQNTSLINTKKKLEADLVQVQGEVDDAVQEARNAEEKAKKAITDAAMMAEELKKEQDTSAHLERMKKNLEVTVKDLQHRLDEAESLAMKGGKKQLQKLESRVRELEAEVEAEQRRGADAVKGVRKYERRVKELTYQTEEDKKNVIRLQDLVDKLQLKVKAYKRQAEEAEEQANTHLSRYRKVQHELEEAQERADISESQVNKLRAKSRDAGKSKDEE, encoded by the exons ATGGGAGATGGGGAGATGGAGTGTTTCGGCCCGGCGGCCGTTTACCTCCGgaagccagaaagagagagaattgaGGCTCAGAACACCCCCTTTGATGCCAAAACGGCGTTCTTTGTGGTAGATGCAGATGAGATGTACCTGAAGGGTACTCTTGTTAGTAAAGAGGGTGGCAAAGCTACCGTCAAAACTCACAGTGGGAAA ACTGTCACAGTAAAAGAAGATGAAATCTTCCCCATGAATCCTCCCAAGTTTGACAAAATTGAGGACATGGCCATGATGACCCACCTCAATGAGCCTGCTGTGCTTTTTAACCTCAAAGAGCGTTACGCAGCATGGATGATCTAT ACCTACTCTGGCTTGTTCTGCGTCACTGTCAATCCCTACAAGTGGCTCCCAGTGTACGACGCAGTTGTTGTGGGTGGATACAGAGGCAAAAAGAGGATTGAAGCCCCACCTCACATCTTCTCCATCTCCGACAACGCCTACCAGTTCATGCTCACTG ATCGTGAGAACCAGTCTGTCCTGATTAC TGGAGAATCTGGTGCAGGAAAGACTGTGAACACAAAACGTGTCATTCAGTACTTTGCAACTGTTGGTGCGATGTCTGGACCAAAGAAGCCGGAGCCAGTCCCTGGAAAAATGCAG GGATCACTGGAGGATCAGATCGTGGCAGCAAACCCTCTGCTGGAGGCTTATGGTAATGCCAAGACTGTGAGGAACGACAATTCATCTCGTTTT GGTAAATTCATCAGGATTCACTTTGGCACCACTGGAAAACTGGCCTCAGCTGATATTGAAACTT ATCTGCTAGAAAAGTCAAGAGTGACATTCCAGCTGTCGGCTGAGAGGAGTTACCACATCTTCTACCAGCTCATGACTGGACACAAGCCAGAGCTGCTCG AGGCCCTGCTCATCACCACCAACCCTTATGACTATCCAATGGTCAGCCAGGGTGAAATCACTGTCAAGAGCATCAATGATGTCGAGGAGTTCATTGCCACAGAT ACTGCCATTGACATTCTGGGCTTCACTGCTGATGAGAAAATCAGCATCTACAAGCTAACAGGTGCTGTGATGCATCATGGGAACATGAAGTTcaaacagaagcagagagaggagcaggcTGAACCTGATGGCACTGAGG TGGCCGATAAAATCGCTTACCTCATGGGCCTCAACTCCGCTGACATGCTGAAAGCTCTGTGCTTCCCCAGAGTGAAGGTCGGGAATGAGATGGTGACCAAAGGCCAGACAGTCCCACAG GTGAACAACGCAGTCTCTGCACTCTCCAAGTCTGTCTATGAGAAAATGTTCTTGTGGATGGTCATACGAATCAATGAGATGCTGGACACGAAGCAGCCTAGACAGTTCTTCATTGGTGTGCTGGACATCGCTGGATTTGAAATCTTCGAT TTCAACAGCTTGGAGCAGCTATGCATCAACTTCACAAATGAGAAACTGCAACAGTTCTTCAACCACCATATGTTCGTTCTGGAGCAAGAGGAATACAAGAAAGAAGGCATTGAATGGGAGTTCATTGACTTTGGTATGGACTTGGCTGCCTGCATTGAGCTCATTGAGAAG CCAATGGGCATCTTCTCCATCCTTGAAGAGGAGTGCATGTTCCCCAAGGCTACAGACACAAGCTTCAAAAACAAGCTGCATGATCAGCATCTGGGTAAAACTGCTGCCTTCCAGAAGCCCAAGCCTGCCAAAGGTAAGGCCGAGGCCCACTTCTCTCTGGTGCACTACGCCGGCACTGTGGACTACAACATCGTCGGCTGGCTGGACAAGAACAAGGATCCACTGAACGACTCTGTGGTGCAACTTTACCAAAAGTCATCGCTCAAAGTACTGGCCTTCCTGTATGCCGCTCATGGAGCTGCTGAAG CTGAGGGTGGCGGTGGAAAGAAAGGCAAGAAGAAGGGTGGTTCCTTCCAGACGGTGTCTGCACTTTTTAGG GAGAACCTGGGTAAGCTGATGACTAACCTGAGGAGCACTCACCCTCACTTTGTGCGCTGCTTGATTCCTAATGAGTCCAAGACTCCAG GTCTGATGGAGAACTTCCTGGTTATCCACCAGCTCAGGTGTAATGGTGTGTTGGAGGGTATCAGAATCTGCAGGAAGGGTTTCCCCAGCAGAATCCTCTACGGTGACTTCAAGCAGAG ATACAAAGTATTAAATGCAAGCGTCATCCCTGAGGGACAGTTTATTGACAACAAAAAGGCTTCAGAGAAACTCTTGGGCTCTATTGATGTTGACCACACCCAATACAAGTTTGGACACACCAAG GTGTTCTTTAAAGCTGGTCTGTTGGGTGCTCTTGAGGAGATGAGAGATGAGAAACTAGCACTGCTGGTTACCATGACTCAGGCTTTGTGCCGTGGATACGTCATGAGGAAAGAATTTGTCAAAATGATGGAAAGGAG AGAATCAATTTATTCCATCCAATACAACATCCGCTCATTCATGAATGTCAAACATTGGCCATGGATGAAGCTCTACTTCAAGATCAAGCCTCTTCTGAAGAGTGCAGAGACTGAGAAAGAGATGGTAGCAATGAAGGAGAATTACGAAAAAATGAAGGAGGATCTGGCAAAGGCATTAGCTAAAAAGAAGGAGCTTGAGGAGAAAATGGTGTCACTTCTTCAGGAAAAAAATGACCTTCAGCTGCAAGTAACAGCT GAATCTGAAAACCTCTCTGATGCTGAGGAGAGATGTGAAGGGCTCATCAAAAGCAAGATCCAGCTCGAGGCCAAACTCAAAGATACAAACGAGAGactggaggatgaggaggaaatcAATGCTGAACTGACTGCCAAGAAGAGGAAACTGGAGGATGAATGCTCCGAGCTGAAGAAAGACATCGATGACCTGGAGCTCACCTTGGCAAAAGTGGAGAAGGAGAAACATGCTACAGAAAATAAG GTGAAAAACCTGACAGAGGAGATGGCCTCTCAGGATGAGAGCATTGCCAAGCTGACCAAAGAGAAGAAAGCCCTCCAAGAGGCACACCAGCAGACTCTTGATGACCTTCAGGCAGAGGAAGACAAAGTCAACACTCTGACTAAAGCTAAGACAAAGCTTGAGCAGCAAGTGGACGAT CTTGAGGGCTCACTGGAGCAAGAGAAGAAGCTCCGTATGGACCTTGAGAGAGCCAAGAGAAAGCTTGAGGGTGATCTGAAACTGGCCCAGGAGTCCATAATGGACCTGGAGAATGACAAACAGCAATCAGATGAGAAGATCAAAAA gAAGGACTTTGAGATAAGTCAGCTTCTCAGCAAGATTGAGGATGAACAGTCTTTGGGAGCACAGCTTCAGAAGAAGATCAAAGAACTTCAG gcCCGTATCGAGGAGCTGGAAGAGGAAATAGAGGCAGAGCGAGCTGCTCGTGCCAAAGTAGAGAAGCAGAGAGCTGATCTCTCCAGGGAACTTGAAGAGATCAGCGAGAGGCTTGAGGAAGCTGGTGGTGCTACTGCTGCTCAGATTGAGATGAACAAGAAGCGTGAAGCTGAATTCCAGAAGTTGCGTCGTGATCTGGAGGAGTCCACCTTGCAGCATGAAGCTACAGCTGCAGCTCTCCGAAAGAAGCAGGCAGACAGTGTGGCTGAACTCGGAGAACAGATCGACAACCTCCAGCGGGTCaagcagaagctggagaaggaGAAGAGTGAATACAAGATGGAGATTGATGACCTGACAAGCAACATGGAGGCTGTGGCTAAAGCAAAG GCTAATTTAGAGAAGATGTGCCGAACCCTGGAAGACCAGCTGAGTGAAATCAAGACCAAGAGTGATGAAAATGTTCGTCAGCTGAATGACATGAATGCACAACGTGCAAGACTTCAGACTGAAAATG GTGAATTTAGCCGTCAACTGGAAGAGAAAGAAGCACTTGTTTCACAGCTAACTAGAGGAAAACAGGCTTATACACAGCAAATTGAGGAACTCAAAAGGCATATTGAGGAAGAAGTCAAG GCCAAGAATGCTCTGGCCCATGCGGTTCAGTCTGCCCGTCATGACTGTGACTTGCTCAGAGAGCAGTatgaggaggagcaggaggccaAAGCTGAACTCCAGCGGGGAATGTCTAAGGCCAACAGTGAGGTGGCTCAATGGAGAACCAAATATGAGACTGATGCAATCCAGCGAACTGAGGAGCTTGAGGAATCCAA GAAAAAGCTTGCCCAGCGTCTGCAGGATGCTGAAGAATCCATTGAAGCGGTGAACTCCAAGTGTGCCTCTCTGGAAAAGACCAAACAGAGACTGCAGGGTGAAGTAGAGGACCTCATGATTGATGTGGAGAGGGCAAATTCATTGGCTGCCAACCTTGACAAGAAGCAGAGAAACTTTGACAAG GTCCTAGCAGAGTGGAAACAGAAGTATGAGGAAAGCCAGGCTGAACTAGAAGGTGCTCAGAAAGAAGCTCGTTCTCTCAGCACTGAGCTGTTCAAAATGAAGAACTCCTACGAAGAAGCTCTTGATCACCTTGAGACACTGAAGAGGGAGAACAAGAATCTGCAAC AGGAGATTTCTGACCTCACTGAGCAGCTTGGAGAGACTGGAAAGAGCATTCATGAACTGGAAAAGGCAAAGAAGACAGTGGAGTCTGAGAAAGTAGAGATCCAGACTGCACTAGAAGAAGCTGAG GGCACCCTGGAGCATGAAGAGTCCAAGATTCTCCGTGTGCAGCTGGAGCTGAACCAGGTGAAGAGTGAGATTGACAGGAAGCTGGCTGAGAAGGATGAGGAGATGGAACAGATCAAGAGGAACAGCCAAAGAGTGATCGACTCCATGcagagcactctggactctgaggtCAGGAGCAGGAATGATGCCCTGAGAGTCAAAAAGAAGATGGAGGGAGATCTGAATGAGATGGAGATCCAGCTGAGTCATGCCAACCGCCAGGCTGCTGAGGCCCAGAAACAGCTCAGGAACGTCCAAGGACAACTCAAG GATGCCCAACTGCACCTTGATGAAGCTGTCAGAGGACAGGAGGACATGAAGGAGCAGGTGGCCATGGTGGAGCGCAGGAATAACCTGATGCAAGCAGAGATTGAGGAGCTGAGAGCTGCACTGGAGCAAACAGAGAGAGGCCGCAAAGTGGCTGAGCAGGAGCTGGTGGATGCCAGCGAGCGTGTGGGACTGCTGCACTCACAA AATACAAGTCTTATTAACACCAAGAAGAAGCTTGAGGCTGATCTGGTCCAGGTTCAAGGAGAGGTGGATGATGCAGtccaggaggccagaaatgcAGAGGAAAAGGCCAAGAAGGCCATCACTGAT GCTGCCATGATGGCTGAGGAGCTGAAGAAGGAGCAGGACACCAGTGCTCACCTGGAGAGGATGAAGAAGAACCTGGAGGTGACTGTCAAAGACCTGCAGCACCGTCTGGATGAAGCTGAGAGTCTTGCCATGAAGGGTGGAAAGAAACAGCTCCAGAAACTGGAGTCCAGG GTGCGCGAGTTGGAGGCTGAAGTTGAAGCGGAACAGAGACGTGGAGCAGACGCTGTGAAAGGAGTGCGCAAATATGAAAGGAGAGTTAAGGAGCTCACCTACCAG ACTGAGGAAGACAAGAAGAACGTGATCCGACTGCAGGATCTGGTAGACAAGCTGCAGCTGAAAGTGAAGGCCTACAAGCgccaggctgaagaagct GAGGAGCAGGCCAACACTCACCTGTCCAGGTACAGGAAGGTGCAGCATGAGCTGGAGGAGGCTCAGGAGCGCGCTGATATCTCTGAGTCCCAGGTCAACAAGCTGAGAGCCAAGAGCCGTGATGCTGGGAAG AGCAAGGATGAAGAATGA